From a region of the Luteolibacter arcticus genome:
- the lptE gene encoding LPS assembly lipoprotein LptE has product MRPLLLLLTALAFSSCAGYQLGGAKPAVLRDVKNITIPMFQNDTLHPRAEALATSAAADAVVLDGTYRITTDEKADAVLEGTVHRIEYTPLRSTRLDTLRPEELQNTVILNWKLTDARDRSKVLASGSSTGTSRFFVDTNLQTSRTNALPDALERASESMVSRLANGF; this is encoded by the coding sequence ATGCGCCCGCTCCTTCTCCTCCTCACCGCCCTCGCCTTCAGCTCCTGCGCCGGCTACCAGCTCGGCGGAGCCAAGCCGGCCGTCCTGCGCGACGTGAAGAACATCACCATCCCGATGTTCCAAAACGACACCCTGCATCCCCGCGCCGAGGCCCTGGCCACCAGCGCGGCGGCGGATGCCGTGGTGCTCGATGGCACCTACCGCATCACCACCGACGAGAAGGCGGACGCAGTGCTGGAAGGCACCGTCCACCGCATCGAATACACGCCGCTGCGCAGCACCCGCCTCGACACGCTGCGTCCCGAGGAACTCCAAAACACGGTGATCCTGAACTGGAAACTCACCGATGCCCGCGACCGCTCGAAGGTGCTCGCATCCGGCAGCTCCACCGGCACCAGCCGCTTCTTCGTGGACACCAACCTGCAGACCTCCCGCACCAACGCCCTGCCCGACGCGCTCGAACGCGCCAGCGAGTCGATGGTCTCGCGACTGGCGAACGGGTTCTGA
- a CDS encoding tetratricopeptide repeat protein yields the protein MRIPRLALPALAVLLASCGDDADLPPLVGNTSANNDRAEGLYSQAQAAESSGKRDKAIKIYDELADTMPIAQKAPDARFRQGELLEQDGKIREAFDAYQDFISRYNSSNLYEKALNRQASMAQSAADGQVKTSFLGLKSGISNDKITEMLTKVRQNAPRSPQASKAQFTIGQVWESQGNSSGAGKAINAYREVVVEFPESKEAPEAQFRIGKVLMDEARRGNQDQANHERAREAFQDYLRQYPGHSKNGEARQLMSNLGGQDIQQSFNVAEFYERKGDNGSARFYYEEVVSKAKSGELHDKAKARLAALGSN from the coding sequence ATGCGAATCCCGCGTCTCGCTTTGCCCGCCCTCGCCGTTCTGCTCGCCTCCTGTGGCGACGACGCCGATCTCCCGCCGTTGGTCGGCAACACCTCCGCCAACAACGACCGCGCCGAGGGTCTCTACAGCCAGGCCCAAGCCGCGGAGAGCTCCGGCAAGCGGGACAAGGCGATCAAGATCTACGACGAACTCGCCGACACCATGCCGATCGCCCAAAAGGCGCCGGACGCGCGTTTCCGCCAGGGCGAGCTCCTGGAGCAAGACGGCAAGATCCGCGAGGCCTTCGATGCCTATCAGGATTTCATCAGCCGCTACAACTCCAGCAACCTCTACGAAAAGGCGCTCAACCGCCAGGCCAGCATGGCGCAGTCCGCGGCCGACGGCCAGGTGAAGACCAGCTTCCTCGGCCTCAAGTCCGGCATCTCCAATGACAAGATCACCGAGATGCTGACCAAGGTGCGCCAGAATGCACCGCGCTCCCCGCAGGCGTCGAAGGCGCAGTTCACCATCGGCCAAGTCTGGGAAAGCCAAGGCAACTCATCCGGCGCGGGTAAGGCGATCAATGCCTACCGCGAGGTCGTGGTCGAATTCCCCGAAAGCAAGGAAGCGCCGGAAGCGCAGTTCCGCATCGGCAAGGTGCTCATGGACGAAGCCCGCCGCGGCAATCAGGACCAGGCGAATCACGAGCGCGCCCGCGAGGCATTCCAAGACTACCTCCGCCAGTATCCCGGCCACTCGAAGAACGGCGAGGCCCGCCAGCTCATGTCGAACCTCGGCGGACAGGACATCCAGCAATCCTTCAATGTCGCCGAGTTCTACGAACGCAAGGGCGACAATGGCTCGGCTCGCTTCTACTACGAGGAAGTCGTCAGCAAGGCCAAGTCCGGCGAGCTCCACGACAAGGCGAAGGCCCGCCTCGCTGCGCTCGGCAGCAATTGA
- the proC gene encoding pyrroline-5-carboxylate reductase encodes MKLGVIGCGKMGSALVEGAIRSGAIPAENVSGCDAYPDAAKAFAAATGATIVESIPELAAETYLLCTKPNQAGSALAALPEGEALLISVAAGLDTAWLEAHVPAGVRVIRCMPNTPALVGKGAAAFCSGKAATAEDAEVARLLLGSVGIAVELPESLMDAVTGLSGSGPAFVYMMIEAMADGGVRAGLPRAEALKLAAQTVLGAATMVLETGLHPGVLKDQVTSPGGTTIAGVAELEKRGMRAAFIEAVTTAARRSAEMGGS; translated from the coding sequence ATGAAACTTGGCGTCATCGGCTGCGGGAAAATGGGCTCTGCCCTGGTGGAAGGAGCGATCCGCTCGGGGGCGATTCCGGCGGAAAACGTGAGCGGCTGCGACGCCTATCCGGACGCCGCCAAGGCCTTTGCCGCCGCGACCGGAGCGACCATCGTCGAGTCGATCCCGGAGCTGGCGGCCGAGACCTACCTGCTCTGCACCAAGCCGAATCAGGCCGGGTCCGCGCTGGCCGCCCTGCCGGAGGGCGAGGCGCTGCTGATTTCCGTGGCTGCCGGGCTGGACACCGCCTGGCTGGAGGCCCACGTGCCGGCTGGCGTGCGCGTGATCCGCTGCATGCCGAATACCCCGGCACTGGTCGGGAAAGGCGCGGCCGCCTTTTGCAGCGGAAAAGCCGCCACCGCCGAGGATGCGGAGGTCGCGAGGCTGCTGCTCGGCTCGGTAGGAATCGCCGTGGAACTGCCCGAATCCCTGATGGACGCGGTCACTGGCCTGTCCGGCAGCGGTCCGGCGTTCGTTTACATGATGATCGAGGCCATGGCGGATGGCGGCGTGCGCGCCGGCCTGCCGCGGGCCGAGGCATTGAAGCTGGCCGCCCAGACCGTGCTCGGAGCGGCCACCATGGTGCTGGAAACCGGCCTGCACCCCGGTGTCCTCAAGGATCAGGTCACTTCACCCGGTGGCACCACCATCGCCGGGGTGGCGGAATTGGAGAAACGCGGCATGCGCGCCGCCTTCATCGAGGCGGTGACCACCGCCGCCCGCCGCTCGGCCGAGATGGGCGGCTCCTGA